CTTTGGTGAATTTCGGCCTTTCTATGTGTTCAACATTGCCGACGCGGCCATCTCCCTCGGCGTCGCTTACCTATTGATCCGCGCCTTCTGGCCTCGGCGCGAACAGGAGACTTCCAATGCGTAAGGCGTTTGCCTTCACTCTGATTTCCGCAGTCGCCCTCTCGGCGTGCGCCAACAACCAGGGTTCGCTCGACGAATATGCGGTCACGCGCAACGCGCCGCTCGTCATCCCGCCCGATTACACGCTGCAGCCGCCGCGCGCGGGCACCGTCTCGACCACCGCGGGCGAAGCGCAGACGCGCGCCTTGGAAGCGCTCTTCGGTGGCCCCGCCCCGCGCAGCGCCGCCGAACGCGCGGTGATCAGCGAGGCGGCCGACGGCGGCACCATTCCCTTGGGCGCGCGCTCGACCGCGGGCGATCCCGATACGCGGGTCGTCGACAAGGGTGCGACCACGCAGACCATCCTCGCCGCGCCCGAAGGCGACGGCCAGGACGCCAGCGCCGACACGCCGCAATAACGGTTTTGAGGGGGAAGAGGGATGAGCGAGGCCGGTAACAGGCTCCAGAACGGGCTGGTCGACATCGAAAGCCAGCTCGAGCGCGCACGGCGCAAGCTCGAGGATGGGTTGAACCTGGTCGACGAGGCGCAAAAGGCGCTGTCCGACATCCAGCAGGCCGTCCTCGGTGCACCCGCGCCGGGTGCCCAGGCCGACAGCGAGGAAACCGCGTCCAAGCTGCTCGCCAGCCTGAAGGCGCAGGGGCAGGAAATGCCCGAAACGCTCTGCGGCGGGCGCATGAACGTCGACGCCGTGCAGCGTTTGATCCGTATCGACGGGCACCCGATCGGCATCACCGAAATGGAATATCGCGTCCTCGAACTGCTCGCTTATGCGCGCAACAATGTCGTCACGCGCAACATGCTGCTGAAGCATCTCTATCGCCGCGCCGACGACCAGCCGCAGCCCAAGATCATCGACGTCTTCATCTCCAAGCTGCGCAAGAAACTGCGCTCGGCCTCGGGCGGGGCGGAGTTCATCGAGACGATCCCCCAGCGCGGCTGGATCCTGCGCGACATCGACCAGGGCTGAGGCGCGAGCTGCGTCGAGCGCCCCGATCGGGCGCAGCGACGGTGACCACGCTAAAGAAGTCTTAACGTCTTTATCGTTAAGACGTTGAAACGACGCCTTCGTCTGCCCGCCACGGATGACATTCCCAGTAGAAAACGTTAGACATGCATCTCAAAAAGATCCTGCTTATCGGCGCCGCCGGACTGGCTCTGGCCGCGTGCAAGAACACCTACGTCGATTTCCAGGACGAAAATGGGGCCCCGATGGCCAAACCGGCGGGCTATGGACAGACCACATGGACCGATGAGGACGACTTCATCGATGCGTCCTGCCCATCGGGTTTCTCCAAGTCGGTGACAGAAGACGACAAGAACCGGACGATCACCTGCCGGAAATTGCCCGAAGAACAGAAATCGGCCTGTCCGGAAGGTCAGGTCTATGAGTCGGCGGACATGCTCAACCTGCGTTATGCGCGGGCTTGGGAATACCACAACTCCATCGACAAGGATTCGACGAGCGAAAACTATCCTGCGTTGCATGTCCTCCAAGCGCAGGCCACCGCGTTGGCATCGGGGCCTCAGGTGAAGCCGACTGCCTTCGACCTGGCGAACTCACCGTATCACCCGGCTCATGTGAAGGAAGCATTGGAAGATGCCACCGACCGTTTTGGTCTGGAGAGCATCTATACGTCGGGCGGTTGCGTGGAAGCGCCGCAACCTTCGCAAGACACTCGCGTGCCGCAATCGCAGGCTGATGTGACGCGGCCCGGCCAGCAGACAATCTCCAGAACTCCGAGCCAGCCCTCACCCGTGAAGGCGACGAACGCGACCACAACGCCGGGCGGTGCGACCCCGACGACAGCCACCCCAGTCCAGAGCGCGACCTCGGCGCCGGCTACGACCTTGCCGAACGCGTCGGTACCGCCCCCCGTCGGAACCACGGCGGGAGCGACCAGCGTCGCGACGCCCGCTACCGGCACGGGTGTGGGCGCCGGCGTCGGTGTGGGCACCGGCAGCGCCGCCGCCAGCAGCGGCGGCCTCAACGCCGCCAATGCCATCGTGGGTGCGGCCGCGGGCGGCGTCATCGGCGGGGTCGCCGCCAAGATGATTACCGAGAGCAAGGACGACGATCGCCCGGCCTCCAATTAAGCCCGGCTTCATCTCTTTGGCGTAAAGCGGGTTTCATGATCGCTCCGCTGCCTACTCGCGACACCATCGCGCCCGCCGCCGACCGGCCGCGGGCGATGGCGCCTGCCGTGCAGCGCGAGGCCAAGGCGCGCCGCGATGCGCCGCCGCGACCGCCGCACCTGTCGCTCTAGCCGATCAGGCGGGCGCGCCCGTTTCCTTCGGCGTGTCGGGATCGGCGCCCCATTCGGACCAGCTGCCATCGTAGAGCCGCCCTTCGCTCGACCCGAGCAGGTACGCGGCAAGCAAGCTCGAACAGGCCGTGACGCCCGAACCGCAACTGGCGGTGAAGGGCGCATGCGGGTCGATACCGCGCGCGGCAAAGGCGGCGCGCAGGCCGTCCTCGTCCTTCATCGTTCCATCTTCATCATAGAGTTCGCCAAAGGGGAGGCTGCGCGCGCCCGGCACATGTCCCGACCCCATGCCAGCGCGCGGCTCGGGCTTGTCGCCGGTAAAGCGGTCATAGGCGCGCGCATCCACCACCATCGCCGCACGCCCCGCGAGAAGGTCGGCCTTGGTGACGATCTGGTGCACGGGTCCGCCGACCGGCCACAGCCC
The nucleotide sequence above comes from Sphingomicrobium arenosum. Encoded proteins:
- a CDS encoding winged helix-turn-helix domain-containing protein, which gives rise to MSEAGNRLQNGLVDIESQLERARRKLEDGLNLVDEAQKALSDIQQAVLGAPAPGAQADSEETASKLLASLKAQGQEMPETLCGGRMNVDAVQRLIRIDGHPIGITEMEYRVLELLAYARNNVVTRNMLLKHLYRRADDQPQPKIIDVFISKLRKKLRSASGGAEFIETIPQRGWILRDIDQG
- a CDS encoding DUF3035 domain-containing protein; amino-acid sequence: MRKAFAFTLISAVALSACANNQGSLDEYAVTRNAPLVIPPDYTLQPPRAGTVSTTAGEAQTRALEALFGGPAPRSAAERAVISEAADGGTIPLGARSTAGDPDTRVVDKGATTQTILAAPEGDGQDASADTPQ
- a CDS encoding sulfurtransferase, with the translated sequence MTPLVTPEWLDANLDEVQPVDCTTFLPGTPRDANAEFEAGHIPGALRLDIKSFADPDQAPPHMLPPAELGCAMLESLGLRRDKRIVCYDDSPLKTAARGWFTMRHYGARDVAILDGGLARWKAEGRDLESGPARVRSGLWPVGGPVHQIVTKADLLAGRAAMVVDARAYDRFTGDKPEPRAGMGSGHVPGARSLPFGELYDEDGTMKDEDGLRAAFAARGIDPHAPFTASCGSGVTACSSLLAAYLLGSSEGRLYDGSWSEWGADPDTPKETGAPA